The segment ATGCCCAGAAGCACATCTGAGACATGGCGCGTGTTGGACCCGTAGGCGGCAGACGCTTTGACAATCACCCGGCCCAGAGAATTGCCACGGGTGTAATTGGTGACCCGTCCGGTGATCAGATCGGCATTGGGCACAATCACATCGGTGCGATCAAACGTCTCGATCCGGGTGGCGCGGACCGAGATGCCGCGCACATAGCCCATTTCATCGCCCACCTCGATCCAGTCACCTTCGGTGATCGGCCGCTCGATCAGCAGGATGATGCCCGAGACAAAGTTTTCAACAATCGTGCGCAGACCGAAACCGATGCCCAATGACAGCGCCCCGGCGACCAGCGCCAGCGACGACAGATCCAGCCCGGCCGCCGACACCGCCGCAAGTCCCGCCAGCGTCAAGCCGACATAGCCAACCCCGGCCACCATCGCATTCTGCCCGCCAAGGTCGATGCGTGTCTTGGGCAAAATCGAACTGCGCAGCCCGCCCTGCAACAGTCGGGTAATCAGATACCCGAACAGAAAGACCAGAACGAAATTCAGGAAATCCGTGGGAGCGATACGGGTGTCACCAACCACGTATCCTTCGCGGAACATCGCCCAGAGTTCAGTCAGGTCCGCCACCCGTGCGCCCCAGATCAGCACCAAAAGCGGCAGACTGCCCAGGATCAGCGCAAACCCCGCCAGCGTTGGAATCAGGCTTTGGGCGTCGGACACGGCCACGCCTGAAACCAGCTCGTACAGATCCGACACCAGGCGTTGCAGCACCATCACCGTGCCAATCAACAGCAACGTCGTGATCGTGGGAAACAGCAGTGACACCGCCAATGTCTTGTATCCCAGAACCGCCGCTACCGGGCTGATCAGGGCGACCATGATCACTGCGCGCCCCACACCGCGGGCGATGCGAAGACGAAAATGCATGCCGTCCTGCTCATGGTCGGCAGGGCCTTCAGTCTCGTTCCCCAGCCGGGCCGCTTCGAGAACCTGACCCAACCGGAACAGCACCAGCGCGCAAACCGCGATGAACGGCAATTCAAGAACCGACAGCACCTCGACCGTGGGGTCGACATAGGCGATCAGGTTCAACATCAACAACCGTAACAGGACCAGCACGGCAAGAATGCTGAAATAATACCGCGCTTCGGTCCGCCGCTTACGCGAAATAGGCAAGGTCGCAACGTGGTCATCACGGGAAAAGGTCTGGCCCGCCAGCCACCGGATATAAACCAGAACGCAGATATACCCCGGTAGAGTTTCCAGAAGATCGTCGCCCCGCGTCCCCACCAGCCCGGTCTGACGTAACGCCGCAGCCAGCGCCACCACCCCGATCAGTGGCAGGATCATCTGCCCCAGCGACAACAGGAACTTCCAGACTCCGGTTCCCCTGCGGGTCATCCGCCGCAGCGCAATCACCCCGCGTTCCGCCCAGACCGGACCGCGATGCATCAACACCAGCGCGATCAGCACCAGCACCAGAACCGACGGCAAACTGTCCAACAGAAGCGTGCGACGCTGCTCTGAGTTCCACGCGGTAAAGGTTTCAGTCCAGACCAGCCGCAGCGTCGACCCCAGCGCCTCAACCGCGCCCGGCCAATAGGTCGGATCGACCGGCACCGGCCCTCTTGAGAAAATCTCGGCGGTCTGCCGGGTGCGGATCGTCTTGTCAATTTCCCGGATCAACCCGTCAGCGCGGGTATAAGCCTCTTCGGCAGCCAGAACCGGCGCGCGCTGCCGCGTCATTTGGTCGTTCAGTTCGGCCCGGCGCGCGGCGATATCCGGCGCCTCGACCGCATCTCCCTCTGGCACCGGCCCAAGCGTATCTATCTGCGCCTGCAAGGTCGCGATACGCTGGCTTTGTTCGCTCTGCGCCTTCTGAAAACTCTCGCGGTAGCGGGCAATCTCGGCGCGCAGCGACTCAAGAGCCATCTCGCTCGCCTGCCCGCTTTCCAGCGCGTTTTCGGCCCGCACGGCGGTGCTTTCCCAGCGCTCCAGTTCCAGCGTCCGGGCGCCGTCCTGCGCCGATACCGGCCCGGCGGCCAGCAGCAGAACCGCCAGCGCAACCCGAAGCCAAGCAAGCACAGGTATCATGCGTCCTCGAACACTCCGGGGATGCTATCTGGGCCACGCTCGAGCCAGACGGGTCGCGGCAATCCCTTTTGCGACAGAAAATCGGGGTTGAACAGCTTGGACTGATAGCGCGTGCCATAGTCACACAGCACCGTCACGATGGTGTGACCCGGCCCCATCTCTTTCGCCATGCGGATTGCGCCGGCAACGTTGATGCCAGTCGATCCACCCAGACACAGCCCCTCATCGCTGAGCAGGTCAAAGACGATCGGTAGCGCCTCTTCGTCCGGGACCTGGCAGACAAAATCCGGTGTGAACCCGTCCAGGTTGGCAGTGATCCGCCCCTGCCCGATGCCTTCGGTGATTGAATCGCCTTCGGATTTGAATTCGCCGGTGGTGTAATAGCTATAAAGCGCAGCCCCCATGGGATCGGCCAAACCAACCTTAACGCCCTTGGGTTGCAGCGCCATGCCGACGCCCGCAACCGTGCCACCCGACCCGGCGGCGCAGATAAAGCCGTCAACCTTGCCGTCGGTCTGCTCCCAGATCTCGGGGCCGGTGGTTTCGATATGGGCGCGGCGGTTGGCAATATTGTCGAATTGGTTCGCCCAGATCACCCCCTTGTCAGAGGTGCGTGCCATCTCTTCGGCCAAACGGCCGGAATAGCGCACATAGTTGTTGGGGTTCCTGTACGGCGCGGCCGGCACCTGCACCAGTTCGGCCCCCGCCAGGCGGATCATATCTTTTTTCTCTTGGCTCTGCGTCTCGGGGATGACGATGACAGTCCGGAATCCCATCGACGCCCCAACCAGCGCAAGCCCGATGCCGGTGTTGCCGGCCGTGCCCTCGACAATCGTGCCGCCGGGCTTCAGCAGGCCGCGTTCAACCGCATCCTTGATGATATACAGGGCGGCACGATCCTTGACCGACTGGCCCGGATTCATGAATTCGGCCTTGCCGAGGATCTCGCACCCCGTCAGTTCACTGGCCGCCCTGAGGCGGATCAGCGGTGTATTTCCAATGGCATTGGCCAGATCGCTTGCGATGCGCATCCTGCGCCCTCCCGTCCGTTCGGTGCTGTTGATTCAGGTGTAGGCGCGCGCCTTGCGGAACTCAACCCGCAGCGCGCAGCGACTCACGTTCCCGTGCCAGCCAGAGCAGCATCATCACCAGCGGCCCGACGTTGATTTCGCCGCTGTCCACCAGCGCCATCGCCTGCGCAAAGGGAATCACGTGGCTGCGGATATCCTCGTTCTCGTTCGCCAGCCCGCCCAGTTGCGTACCGCGGCCCGACAGATCACACAGGCCCATGAAACAATGGAAATATTCGGTGGTATAGCCGGGCGATGCATAGATCCGCACCATCGGACGCAAATCGCCCAACGCAATCCCCGCCTCTTCGACCGCCTCGCGGCGGGCGCAATCGGCAGGGTTTTCGCCGGCATCGACCAGACCTGCAATCGGTTCCAGGACCCAAGGGGCAGGATCACCGCGCATCAGCGGGCCATAGCGCATCTGCTCGATCAGTAGCACGCTGTCATTCACCGGGTCGTACGGCAGCACCAATGCCGCATCAAAGGCGACAAAGCTTTCGCGACCGACCGGTTCACCCATGTCGCCGTCAAAGCGGCGATGACGCAGATCAAATGCCCGCAAACGGAAAAAACCGTCGAAACCGGGCTTTTCCGCCAGAATTTCGACATCTGCGACGGTCATCTGACTGCGTACTGTCTGCGGAGCGGGGGTCGCCGCCAGTTGTTGCGCCCATGCGCGGGCGCAGAAAAACGGCCAGAGTGCGCGCATCTGCTCCGCCGGGCGGCGCCCGAACTGGACCACCATATCGCGCGCCGCAGTGACGGTAATCTGCCCCCAGCGCGATGCCCAATCTGCCAGATCCCAAGGCGCTGCCGGCTGCCACAGCCCGGGCGCCGGAAAATAGACTTGCGCTGTCGCCATAACATCTCCGACCTTCACTGCAACGTCGCGCAGCCGGTATTCAAACCCACCTTCGTAGAAATCGAGCCGGGCAATGTCCCGCTCGCTTAGGCCGCGGACCAAAAGGCCAGGCGTCACGGCGCCCGGTGTCGATACGATCATCGGAAAGCTGTGGCCCGCCACCCAGAATGCGGCGTGATCGGGCAGCACCGACGCCGCGATATCAATTTGCGCCGCAGGACGACCCAGCACAAGCTCAAGCAGCGGCACGTGGCAAAGCGTGCCATAAAAGAAAAGGTCTGTCATTTGAGTTTACCGATACCGGCTGGCCGCGAATTCACCGACGAGCCCCACAATCAGCGCCCCGACAACCAGCGTGCCGATAATCGGGCCCGTCAGGATGATCTGTCCGTATTTGATCCCAAGCTCGAACACCGCAGCAAATGCCTCCATCGGGCCGTCAAAGCGGTTGATCATCGCCAGGCGCACCATTTCATTGCAGGCCTGCACAAAAATCCCCCAGAACACCAGCGCGACAACCCCGGTAAGTCCATTTGAAATACCCGCCGACAGGCCGCGCCCTGCCCGGCTGCCAACGATCCGCCAGCCGCAGATCGCCCCCAGCGCCGCATTGACATAGGAAAACACGCCAAAGGCTGTGCTCTCGGGCATGACCTGTTTGATCATTTCCGAGACATAGTATCCCAGCGCCGCAAGGCACAGGGCAGAGAGCAGCTTGGCGGCAGTGGGCATATGGTCAACTCGGCCTTGTGGTTGTTCTTGTGGTTGTTATCGGGCTGGCGTCGCGATCACAGCAGCAATCCGCAGTGGCGCAAGATGTCTGCCAAAAGTTGCACATCCTGCGGAGGCATTCGTCAAACCCAACTTGGCTGATCTTGTTGCATTTTTCGCCGAATGTGTCGTGTCAGCGACGCAATGACCGGCCTGTACCCGCATCGACGCCCGAACGAACCGACCAGACCCGCCCTCAGAAACCACGATTTTGATACGCATCCAGCGCACGTTGACGCCCCTGGGCCGAATCCACCACCGGATCCGGGTATTGATCATCAGCTGTCAGCCCCCAGCTACGCGGAATCGCCTCAAAGTAACTTAGTGATTCAGGCGATTGAATTTTCTGACCTTCTGCAATCCAGCGTCCGACATAAGCGCCGTCTCGGTCGAACTTGTCGCGCTGGGTCACCGGGTTGAACACCCGGAAATAGGGCGTCGCATCCGGTCCCGACCCCGCCGACCATTGCCAGCCCATCGCATTGCTGGCCGGATCCCAGTCGATCAGTGTGGCCGCAAACCAGCTCTGGCCAATTTTCCAATGGGTTTGCAGATGTTTGGTCAGATAGCTCGCGACGATCATCCGCCCGCGATTGTGCATCCGCCCTGTGACGTAAAGTTCGCGCATGGCGGCGTCGACAAACGGTATGCCTGTGCGCCCTTGTTGCCAGGCAATCACCTCGGGATGGAGGTCATTGGTGTTCCAGGGAAAGGCATCCCAGTCCGGTTTCCAATTGTCGCTGAGAATCCGCGGTGTGTGCCACATCAGATGATAGGCAAACTCGCGCCACACCAGTTCCTTGAGAAAGGTGTCCGCCCCTGCCTTGCCCTCTGCGCGGGCGCGCAAACCTGCGTGCCAACAGTGACGCGGGCTGATCTCGCCCAGGCTCAGGTTTTCCGACAGACCCGAAGTGCCATCGACAGCGGGCAGATCACGGGTGCGATCGTAATCTGCAACCTTGTGCGCCATAAAGTCCTGCAAACGCGCGTGCGCCGCCTGTTCACCCAGCCGCACAAAGCGGCGCACCACCGCTGCGCCCCGATGCATCGCATCCCCAAGGCGCCAGTCAGACAGATTTGCGCCCTGCGGCCAGAGATCTGGCGGGCACAGTTGCTGCGGCGCAGGCAAGGGCGGCGCCACATCGCGATCGCGGACCATCTTCCACATCGGAGTAAAGACCTTGTAGAAGCCACCTGTCTTGGTCTCAACCGACCAAGGTTCGAACAGCAAATGCCCGGCAAAGCTCTGGGCGTCGATGCCCCGCGCCCTGAGCGCGGATTTCACATCCGTATCCCGGCTTATGCCATCGGGATCATAGGCGCGTTGCCACCAGACCGCGCCGGCGCCAGTCTCGTCGATCAGGGCCTCAAGCGCGTCGCGCGCATTTCCAGAACGCAGAACCAGCCGACTGCCGATCGCGGCCAGCGCCGCCGCGTGATGCTTTAGCCCCAGCCCAAGTCGCCATTTCGGCGCGGCCCCCACCGCATCAACAGACGCATCGCGCACAAAGACCGGGATCACCGGACGCCCGGTCTGGGCCGCCGCATGCAAAGCCGCATGATCGCCGAGCCGAAGATCACGCCGTATCCAAAGCAGAATCGCCGATCTATCCGTCACCTGTCACTCCCTCAACCCAACTTAGAGCACAGGTAGTGCCACCACAGGTGCGAGGTCAACGCACGCATTGCTTTGACGACACGCCTGCCCCATCGCCCCCCGATGCGTAGCTTGATCCTGCGGCTAAAGCACCTGGTCCAGTGCGGTGATCAGCTGCGCGACCTCAGCGTCGGTGGTGTAATGCACAAAGCTCATCCGCAAAACGCCGCGCTTTGGATCAATCCCCATCGTGGTGAGCGGACGCACCGCATAGAAATCACCGCCCCCGGCCATAATTCCATGGGGTGCCAACGCGGCGGCGACATCTTCGGCTGAGCGGTTCAGCGCCACCGCCACCGTCGGCGCCCGCGCCTCGGCGCAATCCGGGCCCAGCAACCGCACGCCATTGCGCCCCTTGAGGGCATCCAGCAGCGGTTGCAGCAACCTGACCTCGTGCGTGCGCATCAGGTCATGCACAGCAGCGGTCGCTATGCCATGATGCGCCGCCAATGCATCGATATAATCGACCATGCCGGCACAGGCAGCGATCTGCGCGTGATCCGGCCCGGCGGGCGTAAACCGTTTTTCCAGGTCCGCGCCGTTGAAATGGTGTCCCTGATTGGGCAGCGTCTCGCCCAGCTCGCGGCGGATCACCATGATCCCCTGATGCGGGCCATAGGTTTTATAGGCGGAGAACATGTATATATCCGCGCCCAGAGATCCGACATCCGGCAAACCATGCGGCGCATAGCTGACTCCGTCGACACAGACAAAGGCCCCCGCAGCATGGGCCAGTGCGGTGATCTCGACCACTGGATTGATCTCACCCACCACGTTCGAACAATGCGGAAAGCACACCAGCCGCACCTTTTCATCCAGCAACTCTTCGAGCCGCTCGGGGTCCAGATGGCCGGTTTCAGGGTCAATCTTCCATTCGCGGATTTCGATTCCATCCTCGGCCAGCCGTCGCCAGGCGCCTGAATTGGCCTCGTGATCCTGATCGGTGACAATGATTGCCTCACCCGGAGCCATGAATTTGCGAAACGCCTGCGCCAGAACATAAATGTTCTGCGTGGTTGATGGGCCAAAACTAACCTCGTCACCATCCACGCCCAGCAGCGCCGCAAGTCGCGAACGGGCCTCGTCCATTTCCCCCCCGGCAAGGCGCGATGCCTCATAGGGGGCATAGGGCTGCACCTTGCGCTCGCGGTAAAACCGCGTCAGCCGGTCAATCACCGGGGCGCAGGTGTACGATCCGCCCGCATTTTCGAAAAATGCCTGACCCCGCAATGCCTCGGATGAAAAGGCCGGAAACTGCGCCCTGACGAAATCACTGTCCAACATGCCCCTGCCCCTGATGGTTCCCGCCCGGACTGTGCCGGCGATTTTTCATTGGGTCAAGCCGTTCAAAACCGGCCTGAACCAATTGATTTGAAACGACCCCACCCCCGGCGGTGGTGATCTGGGCATAATTACGTTAGCGTGCGTCCCGTGACGCGGGCATCGCCCCAACCAACCCAACGGCAATGTCGACAAATGTGTCGGTGATCTTGGTCAGGCGTGACGGATTCGTCGGCTGACATGCCGGAATAGAGGCAAAGCCACACATACCGGCTGTTAGGCTGGCTTCACGCGGGTGAAGACCTGCAATTCCTGCAATGACAGGGCAAAAAAACACGAAGGGACTTTTATATGACAGACGAACCAAGCGGTCAGGGTATACCTGCACCGGAAGGCGCGTCGGAGGTCATCGATACAAGCTACGAGATCGGACAGGACAATCTCGAAAGCAGAATCGGGCCATTTGGCTTTGACATCCACAACCCAGTCTTCCTGATATCGGGTGCCAGTATCGTGGCATTCGTTTTTTACACACTCGCGCTACCGGTGCAGTCGGGTGAAGTGTTTTCATGGCTATTCAGCTCCGTGACCACGGGCTTTGACTGGTTCTTTATCGGATCGGCGAACATCTTTGTGCTATTCTGCCTGTTCCTGATCGTCAGCCCGTTGGGCAAGATACGGCTGGGCGGCAAGGATGCGACGGCGGATTACACCTATATCGGCTGGTTCGCGATGCTGTTCGCTGCGGGCATGGGCATCGGCCTGATGTTCTATGGCGTCAGTGAACCGATGAGCCACTTTTCGTCATCTCTGGCGGGCACGACGATCGAAAACGGTGTGCGTACCGACTGGGCACCGCTGGGGGCCGCTGCGGGCGACGAAGCCGAGGCCATCCGGCTGGGCATGGCCGCAACGATCTTTCACTGGGGTCTGCACCCTTGGGCGATCTATGCGGTGGTGGCGCTGGCGCTGGCGCTGTTCAGCTACAACAAGGGCCTGCCCCTGACCATCCGCAGCGCGTTTTACCCGATCCTCGGGGAACGGGTCTGGGGCTGGTGGGGCCATGCGATTGACACCCTGGCAGTGTTTGCCACGCTCTTTGGTCTGGCCACATCGCTGGGCTTTGGTGCGACGCAGGCGAATGCCGGTCTGAACCTTCTGTTCGGTGTGCCGATCGGAGCAACCACCGAAGTTCTGCTGATCTCCGGCATCACTGCAATTGCGACAATTTCGGTGCTGCGCGGGCTTGATGGCGGCGTCAAGATCCTGTCCGAGATCAACATGGGCCTCGCGGCGCTCCTGCTGGTCTTTGTGCTCATCGTCGGACCGACGATGCTGATCCTGACCGGGTTCGCTGATGCGCTGCTGGCCTATCTGCAATACCTGCCTGCTCTTTCGAATCCGCTGGGTCGTGAGGATGTCAACTTTTCCCAGGGCTGGACCTCGTTCTACTGGGCGTGGTGGATCAGCTGGTCACCGTTTGTGGGCATGTTCATCGCCCGCGTCAGCCGTGGCCGGACGGTGCGCGAATTCCTGATCTGTGTGCTGCTGATCCCAAGCATGGTCTGCGTGCTGTGGATGTCAGTCTTTGGCGGTGCGGCCATTCATCAGGTCGTCGCTGACGGCTTTACCGGGGCGCAGGATGCCGCGCTTGAGCTGAAGCTGTTTGCGATGCTGGGACAATTGCCTCTGGCTGGAATCACCAGCTTTATCGGCATCATCCTGGTGGTGGTGTTCTTTGTCACCTCGTCGGATTCCGGATCGCTGGTCATCGACACAATCACGGCCGGTGGCAAGGTCGACGCGCCGGTGCCGCAACGGGTGTTCTGGTGCGTGTTCGAAGGCGCCGTGGCAATTGTGCTGCTGCTGAGTGCGGGTGGATTGCAATCGCTGCAAAGCATGGTGATCTCAACCGGGCTGCCGTTCACGCTGGTCCTGCTGGTCATGTGCTGGGCGGTGTTTAAGGGGCTGATGGCGGAACGCCATCTCTGACCCGACCTATATCGTTTAAACTAGGCCCCATGGTTCTGCCACGGGGCCTTTTTCATGCAATTGTTCCAGCGGAGCACGCCTGCGGCGCGCACAGGTTTCCGGCACGGGCTGCACCCTGTTGGGATGCGGCTCGTGTCAGCACATGACATGAGCGTCGTCAGGCGGAAACATCCACCACGACCCGCCCCCGAACCTTGCCTTGCAGAATATCGGCACCAAGCTGGGGCAGATCCGAGAGCGTTGCCGGTTGCACCATGGCGTTCAGCTTGTCCATCGGCAGATCCGCCGCGATCCGTCCCCAGGCCCGCACCCGGTTGTCATAGGGCTGCATCACTGAATCGATCCCCAACAGATTGATCCCGCGCAGCAGGAACGGAATCACTGTCGCAGGCAGCCCGGCCCCCCCCGCCAGCCCCACAGCAGCAACACTGGCACCGTATTTCATCTGCCCCAAAGCGCGCGCCAGCATCGCACCACCGACAGCATCGATACAACCTGCCCAGGTCTCGCCCTCCAAGGGGCGCTTCACGGTTTCGTTAATCTCTTCACGTGGCACGATACGGCTGGCACCAAGGTGGCGCAGATAGTCCTGTGTCTCAGGTCGGCCTGTTACCCCAGCCACCTCATGCCCCAGAGCGGCAAGCAGCGCCACCGCAACCGACCCGACGCCCCCCGCAGCGCCAGTGACCAGAACCGGTCCGGCACCAGGCTCAAGCCCGTGATCCTCAAGTGCCATCACTGCCAGCATCGCGGTCAATCCCGCCGTGCCAACGGCCATCGCAGCGCGGGTGTCCAGCCCCGCAGGCAAAGGCACCAACCAATCGGCCCGGACCCGCGCCTTCTCGGCATAGCCCCCCCAATGCGCCTCCCCGACGCGCCAGCCGGTCAGCACAACCTTGTCGCCAGCCGTGTAGCGCGGATCGGACGACTGCTCGACCGTCCCGGCAAAGTCGATCCCCGGGACATGCGGATAGGTCCGCACCAAGCCACCGCCAGGACCGATGCACAGCCCATCCTTGTAATTCACGGTGGAATATTCCACGGCGACAACAACCTCTCCCTCCGGCAGGTCCTCCAATCCGATCTGCTTGACCGAGGCCGCAGTCTTGCCACTCTCTGCATCTTTCTCCACGACAAGAGCCTTGAACATCGCTTATCCTTTCACTGAACGACGCCGGGCCCGCCCCTGTGTCGTATGGTTGTCGCCGACCCTGCATCGCAAAACCCGCGTATCATTCCCTTAAAACCCGCAAACGCACCTCTGCCAACGGGATGGCGGGCGGGGCGTCGCCGAAGGCGCGCGGCGTTCGACATCACAGCCACGCCCCCGTGTCGGGCATGAAGGCAAAGTCCGTCACAGGGGCAACTGCACCCGCCTGCGTCAACATCGCATGGATCTGCCCGCGGTGATGAGTCTGGTGATTAAACATATGCACCACGCATGGCGCGAAATCCCGCGTGACCTCCCGGCCCACCAACCCCGACACCCAAGTCAGTGGTCCCGCCAATTCACCAGTACCAACCCGCCCAGACCAACCCAGAATCCGCGCATCCAGTCGCAGCCGTTCTGACCGCCATTCGGCCAGATTCTGCGTCATCCGCACGCTGCCGCCGATCCCGTCCGTCGGCGCATCACCGTCTTCAAACCGGCTCATCCACATCAGATCGGCCCAAAGAAGATGGTTCGCCGTCGCCTGTATCGACCCAAAGAACCCCTGCCGGTCCGCCTCAAACTCTGCCACGTCCAAACCGGCAAAGGCGTCTGCCATCTGCCAGTTCTGCCAGGCGTTGTAGCGCGCCATAGCGTCGCAATACTCTGGGCCGATCATCGCAGTCGTCACTTTGGACCTTTCCAGTTGATCGGGCAGATCTCGGCAGACTTGCCACCAAAATCCCAAACCCGCCCAAAATCGCGGACCTTGGATTTCAGCCCCTTTGCAGCAATGATATTCGGACCCATCCAGTATTTCGAATTGCTGATCATCACCGGCTGATCCGGGGTGGCCCCGTCGAGCATCTCGATCTCAGCCTGTATCTTGCGACCGATGAACAATCCGCGCTTGCGTCCGTCGCGCACGATCTCGACCTTCTCGCGCTCTGCCCCGACGATATCCGACACCAGCATCGTGAACAGCCCGGTCGTCCCCCCGGCAGCCCCGCTGAAAATCTGCAACAGCCCGTTATACGCCTTGCCCGAGGCCCGCTCGTCAACATAGGCGGCGACCTTCCAGCCGCCCTCGGCCATGCGGCCAGGGATCTCGACCATCAGGCCGACATTCAGCCCCGCCAGGCTTTCACCCTCAAAATGGCCTTCATCGATCGCGATTGCCATCCAGGCATAACAATGCCCCTCGGTCGGGGGATGCGCGCCCAGGCTGACGACACAGGGACAAAACAGCGTGCAGGAACAGTTCAGAAACAGCTCGCCTTTGATGGCCCATTCCGTTGGCACCATCTTGCGCCGTTTCGGGTTGGTCATGCGCTGATCTATGCGCTGCGACACAGGCAGCCTGTCAGCCCCCGGTACTCGTTCTACTGCCATGTTCGCCCCCTCGCGTTATCCATTTTTCAGATCGGCCCCATCGCCAACGCCACACCCGCCGCGATCAGAGCCCCTCCCAGTGGCTTCATCACAAGATGACCCAGCTGCGGCAGTTTTTCCAACACCATGAACAGCGTCGCCAACCCCATCCAGGCCAGATTCATGAACCCCCCGACGAACCCCAGCACCATAAAGCCCCAGCAACAGCCAACACAAAATGCCCCCAAACCCAGCCCCATGCGCAGCCCGCCAGCACAGCCCCGGCGCCAATGACCCAGAAAAAACAGTGTCGGCGCGTGGCAGACCCCGTGACACACGGCCTTGGCCCGACTGAATTGGAATGCTCCGACGGCGATCAGCAGCGCGGCGGACAGACCACGCGAAGTGGCAATCCCCAGCATGTCAATCCACCCGGCAAACAGCAAACCCAGCTGCAATGCGGCGATCGCTGCCGCGAAACTCACCCAAACTAGAAAATACCCCAGTGACACACCCAGCCACCCGCCCCGTGTGCCATCGGCACTAACCATCAGATCCTCATAGGACCGCAATGTCGGCACCAGAGTCGGCAGCATCATCGCCGCCATCATGATCGCCCACATGGCAAACAACGGGCCGAACCGCGCCATCGGCATCGCCATATCCATGCGCGGATCCATGCCCTGCATCGCCTGCGCCATCGCCCCTGGTCGCCCCAAAAGATCCAGCCCCATGCTGGTGCTCATGGCATACATTGTCCACCACGCGCCCAGAATGGTGGCAAAGAACCCCAGCCATAGGCCGCTGCGCACAATGCCTTGCATCCGGACCCTCCCAAGTCGGCCGCATCTAAACGTGGTTGCCCTTGACGCGACTCGCTGTCGCCTTAATAAATGTCAGACAATTGCAAATCGGGCAAATCCTAAATGTCAGACATATGAAGATCGACCCGAACAGCCGCGCCGACCTCTCGGCCCAAATCGCCAAGGCGATCCGCGATGCCATCGTTGCCGGAAAACTGATTGTCGGTGACCGCCTGCCATCCGAGGCCGAACTGGCCGAGCAATTTTCCGTGTCCCGCCCCACCGTCCGCGAAGCGCTGAAACGGCTCGCTGCCCAGAGCCTGATACGCACCCAGCGAGGCGCAACCGGCGGCGCATTCGTAAATCATCTGAGCTATGACGAAGCGCATAGC is part of the Puniceibacterium sp. IMCC21224 genome and harbors:
- a CDS encoding DUF3772 domain-containing protein, which produces MIPVLAWLRVALAVLLLAAGPVSAQDGARTLELERWESTAVRAENALESGQASEMALESLRAEIARYRESFQKAQSEQSQRIATLQAQIDTLGPVPEGDAVEAPDIAARRAELNDQMTRQRAPVLAAEEAYTRADGLIREIDKTIRTRQTAEIFSRGPVPVDPTYWPGAVEALGSTLRLVWTETFTAWNSEQRRTLLLDSLPSVLVLVLIALVLMHRGPVWAERGVIALRRMTRRGTGVWKFLLSLGQMILPLIGVVALAAALRQTGLVGTRGDDLLETLPGYICVLVYIRWLAGQTFSRDDHVATLPISRKRRTEARYYFSILAVLVLLRLLMLNLIAYVDPTVEVLSVLELPFIAVCALVLFRLGQVLEAARLGNETEGPADHEQDGMHFRLRIARGVGRAVIMVALISPVAAVLGYKTLAVSLLFPTITTLLLIGTVMVLQRLVSDLYELVSGVAVSDAQSLIPTLAGFALILGSLPLLVLIWGARVADLTELWAMFREGYVVGDTRIAPTDFLNFVLVFLFGYLITRLLQGGLRSSILPKTRIDLGGQNAMVAGVGYVGLTLAGLAAVSAAGLDLSSLALVAGALSLGIGFGLRTIVENFVSGIILLIERPITEGDWIEVGDEMGYVRGISVRATRIETFDRTDVIVPNADLITGRVTNYTRGNSLGRVIVKASAAYGSNTRHVSDVLLGIAREHPEVLMNPEPYVYFKGFGSNGLDFEIRAILINVNNILDVQTEMNHQISERFAAEGIDIPFPQRDIWLRNPEVLDSVRRSAQLSAAPESDAATLHKSHSGTGPDLAPDGAPDASADAAPDSNADGAQDSDAGDASR
- a CDS encoding cysteine synthase A, with amino-acid sequence MRIASDLANAIGNTPLIRLRAASELTGCEILGKAEFMNPGQSVKDRAALYIIKDAVERGLLKPGGTIVEGTAGNTGIGLALVGASMGFRTVIVIPETQSQEKKDMIRLAGAELVQVPAAPYRNPNNYVRYSGRLAEEMARTSDKGVIWANQFDNIANRRAHIETTGPEIWEQTDGKVDGFICAAGSGGTVAGVGMALQPKGVKVGLADPMGAALYSYYTTGEFKSEGDSITEGIGQGRITANLDGFTPDFVCQVPDEEALPIVFDLLSDEGLCLGGSTGINVAGAIRMAKEMGPGHTIVTVLCDYGTRYQSKLFNPDFLSQKGLPRPVWLERGPDSIPGVFEDA
- a CDS encoding gamma-glutamylcyclotransferase yields the protein MTDLFFYGTLCHVPLLELVLGRPAAQIDIAASVLPDHAAFWVAGHSFPMIVSTPGAVTPGLLVRGLSERDIARLDFYEGGFEYRLRDVAVKVGDVMATAQVYFPAPGLWQPAAPWDLADWASRWGQITVTAARDMVVQFGRRPAEQMRALWPFFCARAWAQQLAATPAPQTVRSQMTVADVEILAEKPGFDGFFRLRAFDLRHRRFDGDMGEPVGRESFVAFDAALVLPYDPVNDSVLLIEQMRYGPLMRGDPAPWVLEPIAGLVDAGENPADCARREAVEEAGIALGDLRPMVRIYASPGYTTEYFHCFMGLCDLSGRGTQLGGLANENEDIRSHVIPFAQAMALVDSGEINVGPLVMMLLWLARERESLRAAG
- a CDS encoding TrgA family protein, with product MPTAAKLLSALCLAALGYYVSEMIKQVMPESTAFGVFSYVNAALGAICGWRIVGSRAGRGLSAGISNGLTGVVALVFWGIFVQACNEMVRLAMINRFDGPMEAFAAVFELGIKYGQIILTGPIIGTLVVGALIVGLVGEFAASRYR
- a CDS encoding deoxyribodipyrimidine photo-lyase, yielding MTDRSAILLWIRRDLRLGDHAALHAAAQTGRPVIPVFVRDASVDAVGAAPKWRLGLGLKHHAAALAAIGSRLVLRSGNARDALEALIDETGAGAVWWQRAYDPDGISRDTDVKSALRARGIDAQSFAGHLLFEPWSVETKTGGFYKVFTPMWKMVRDRDVAPPLPAPQQLCPPDLWPQGANLSDWRLGDAMHRGAAVVRRFVRLGEQAAHARLQDFMAHKVADYDRTRDLPAVDGTSGLSENLSLGEISPRHCWHAGLRARAEGKAGADTFLKELVWREFAYHLMWHTPRILSDNWKPDWDAFPWNTNDLHPEVIAWQQGRTGIPFVDAAMRELYVTGRMHNRGRMIVASYLTKHLQTHWKIGQSWFAATLIDWDPASNAMGWQWSAGSGPDATPYFRVFNPVTQRDKFDRDGAYVGRWIAEGQKIQSPESLSYFEAIPRSWGLTADDQYPDPVVDSAQGRQRALDAYQNRGF